One segment of Toxoplasma gondii ME49 chromosome VI, whole genome shotgun sequence DNA contains the following:
- a CDS encoding hypothetical protein (encoded by transcript TGME49_241240): MASGEMMHITTKLSILISFQCVLCTFLPERVAAQAMLKTARDPEGARGVGSSSVSVSQASSVVGTQVRRLAEGKPGEKRDPVRELVDLEEKLDDLLALQRRERNCFRLCVRYSGSFQAYSEAQARLKSKIATDPERMRQKFEKEHEEKEMACNIWAALLEAAAEKIDALDKERKNMQKRLTKKQFTRFLAIKAARGRAEVGGVSVRTASSQGAESVSTSQPPGGAGPTRGEGGFLEKTDNELIRVMQLIALVTKKRDRLSRALKKHLQHTAPSPTDDTPAPEREHADDARRAWESRLHQLEQEAEQVRKTMCQLRERRQALKRQKAAYTAEHGFRSGWRGCRNAPLRFARLGITVDETAATKPWQARRSFIHLNDPPSSHFPDPDPQPPRGTTRHVFIAGRQHLSRPAAKSGRKRGRRRAAEGSGKTGDEHKASTSTATSEPDSPGEGTSGIVAKTPTDDAAKRQRRSSPPRPRGPGCVGVSAVGAPVQQHVVLGETDERIHGSYACAAGEDSSSTSALTAVRLALLRGLQPTIPAGPQIRISTPPGGRSPGSPHSSPSPHSSRSSESSSRSESSTTATSSDDQGSGGREERTLAGATAVPASASPPGARPQTSQPMKETLLGATSPAIELPLGGATPLGLSGGSSLGTPSLGHPSRGASFPSQLSLFLRGRRIPFKSQLEIRGESYSPGDGKEWKTHWRETMHTE; this comes from the exons ATGGCGTCAGGTGAGATGATGCATATAACAACGAAGCTTTCCATCCTCATTTCGTTTCAATGTGTGCTTTGTACGTTCTTACCCGAGCGCGTCGCTGCGCAAGCCATGCTAAAGACAGCACGCGATCCAGAAGGTGCTCGCGGGGTTGGTTCCTCGTCAGTTTCAGTGTCACAGGCTTCAAGTGTTGTAGGGACACAGGTGCGGAGGCTTGCCGAAGGCAAACCCGGTGAGAAGCGCGATCCCGTCCGTGAATTGGTCGATCTTGAGGAGAAACTTGATGACCTCCTTGCGTTGCAGCGTAGGGAACGAAACTGCTTCCGGCTGTGTGTAAGATACTCTGGTTCTTTTCAGGCGTACTCTGAAGCACAGGCTAGACTGAAAAGCAAA ATCGCGACGGATCCCGAGAGGATGAGACAAAAATTCGAAAAGGAAcatgaagagaaggaaatggCTTGCAACATTTGGGCGGCGTTGCTAGAGGCCGCTGCTGAAAAAATTGACGCCTTggacaaagagaggaagaacatgCAAAAACGACTCACAAAGAAACAGTTCACACGCTTTCTTGCCATAAAAGCAGCTCGAGGTCGGGCTGAAGTCGGGGGGGTAAGTGTGCGTACCGCTTCGAGTCAGGGAGCGGAATCTGTGAGCACGAGCCAACCGCCTGGCGGTGCAGGACCAACGCGAGGTGAAGGTGGTTTCCTGGAAAAGACGGATAATGAATTGATTCGAGTAATGCAGCTAATCGCACTGGTGACAAAGAAGCGTGACCGTCTTAGCCGGGCGTTGAAGAAGCATTTACAGCATACTGCACCATCTCCGACGGATGATACGCCTGCACCTGAACGAGAGCATGCCGATGACGCCCGACGCGCGTGGGAGAGCCGACTCCACCAACTCGAGCAAGAGGCCGAACAGGTGCGCAAAACCATGTGTCAACTCCGTGAACGGCGACAGGCACTtaagagacagaaagccgCATACACGGCAGAGCACGGTTTCCGTTCCGGCTGGAGAGGATGCCGAAATGCCCCTCTCCGCTTCGCGCGTTTAGGCATCACCGTCGACGAGACAGCCGCGACGAAGCCGTGGCAAGCACGTCGTAGTTTCATCCACTTAAACGACCCGCCGAGCAGCCACTTTCCTGATCCAGATCCACAACCGCCCCGTGGGACCACACGTCATGTGTTTATTGCTGGGCGACAACACCTATCACGTCCAGCTGCGAAGTCAGGCCGTAAACGTGGTCGCCGTCGTGCAGCTGAAGGCAGCGGTAAAACGGGTGACGAACACAAAGCAAGCACGA gCACTGCGACAAGCGAACCAGATTCACCGGGCGAGGGAACATCCGGGATTGTCGCGAAGACGCCGACAGACGACGCTGCCAAGAGACAGCGTCGTTCAAGTCCCCCCCGGCCAC GTGGTCCTGGATGCGTCGGAGTGAGCGCAGTAGGCGCCCCAGTTCAGCAACATGTCGTGCTGGGGGAGACCGATGAGAGAATTCACGGATCCTACGCTTGTGCCGCAGGTGAAGATAGCTCCTCAACATCGGCCCTTACCGCTGTTCGTCTTGCTCTGCTGAGGGGACTGCAGCCAACCATACCAGCAGGACCACAGATCAGAATTAGCACACCTCCTGGCGGCAGATCACCCGGCAGCCCGCATAGCTCCCCCAGCCCTCATAGCTCCCGCAGTTCTGAGAGCTCAAGCAGGTCTGAGAGCTCCACGACCGCCACTTCGTCAGACGATCAGGGTTCGGGAgggcgcgaggagaggacgcTAGCGGGCGCGACGGCTGTCCCTGCATCTGCTAGTCCCCCGGGTGCGCGGCCGCAAACATCCCAACCAATGAAGGAAACGCTTTTGGGTGCCACCTCGCCGGCGATAGAGCTCCCGCTTGGCGGCGCAACACCGTTAGGCCTTTCTGGAGGCTCGTCACTGGGAACGCCGTCGTTAGGACATCCTTCAAGAGgtgcttcgtttccttctcagCTGTCTCTATTTTTGCGCGGAAGGCGGATTCCCTTCAAATCACAACTTGAGATACGCGGAGAATCGTATTCTCCGGGCGATGGTAAGGAGTGGAAGACACATTGGAGGGAGACCATGCATACTGAGTAG
- a CDS encoding hypothetical protein (encoded by transcript TGME49_241300) has protein sequence MASGEMMHITTKLSILISFQCVLCTFLPERVTAQAMLKPARDPEGARGVGSSSVSMSQASSVVGTQARWLAEGSPGEEPDPVRELLDLEEELQDLLALRYRERQRFRHCAATDPETLKQMFEQKREEKEAACNVWAALLDALSEKIDAMDNERKAMQKRLTQMQFEQYLAAAAAPSRAAAGGEGSRFSSGEAADSASKSQPPGGAEGTPGDAGSVEALDRELARVRQQIKLAAKKSICCRVKLKKHLEHKPPSPTEGLFVREQLAGRAWEARRLQLEQNAEQGRETADQLRKQLQVLKQRKAAYEKAHGSSPGATGCEHAPLRFARLGITVDEREASKMWFQRPNFICLSHCSSSGPTDPAGLPRHEPRHNVFLARRQHVSRPSRKPGSKRGRSRAAEGSGKTGDEHKASTSTSGLAGPSEFQNERLHCALYGLTNPSSTVASRWQNRVL, from the exons ATGGCGTCAGGTGAGATGATGCATATAACAACGAAGCTTTCCATCCTCATTTCGTTTCAATGTGTGCTTTGTACGTTCTTACCCGAGCGCGTCACTGCGCAAGCCATGCTGAAGCCAGCACGCGATCCAGAAGGTGCTCGCGGGGTTGGTTCCTCGTCAGTTTCAATGTCACAGGCTTCAAGTGTTGTAGGGACACAGGCACGGTGGCTTGCCGAAGGCAGCCCTGGTGAGGAGCCTGATCCTGTCCGTGAATTGCTCGATCTTGAAGAGGAGCTCCAGGACCTTCTTGCATTGAGATACAGGGAGCGGCAACGCTTTCGGCATTGT GCGGCGACAGACCCAGAAACGTTGAAACAGATGTTTGAACAAAAGcgtgaagagaaggaagcggctTGCAACGTCTGGGCGGCATTGCTAGATGCCCTCTCTGAGAAAATTGATGCCATGGacaacgagagaaaggccATGCAAAAGCGTCTCACACAGATGCAGTTCGAACAGTATCTTGCTGCAGCGGCTGCTCCCAGTCGAGCTGCAGCCGGGGGGGAAggttcgcgtttctcgtcggGTGAAGCAGCGGATTCTGCGAGCAAGAGCCAACCCCCTGGTGGTGCGGAAGGAACGCCAGGTGACGCTGGTTCCGTGGAGGCCTTGGATAGGGAATTAGCTCGCGTAAGGCAGCAAATAAAACTGGCAGCAAAGAAGAGCATATGTTGTCGCGTAAAGCTGAAAAAGCACTTAGAACATAAGCCACCGTCTCCAACGGAGGGACTGTTTGTACGTGAACAATTGGCTGGACGCGCGTGGGAGGCCCGACGTCTCCAACTCGAGCAAAACGCTGAACAGGGGCGCGAAACCGCCGACCAACTTCGTAAGCAGCTGCAGGTACTTAAACAACGGAAGGCTGCGTATGAGAAAGCGCACGGTTCTTCTCCGGGAGCCACAGGCTGTGAACATGCCCCCTTACGCTTCGCCCGTTTAGGCATTACCGTCGACGAACGTGAGGCGTCTAAAATGTGGTTTCAACGCCCTAATTTCATATGCCTCAGCCACTGCTCGAGTAGCGGTCCTACTGATCCGGCTGGACTGCCTCGTCATGAACCCCGACATAATGTGTTCCTTGCCCGGAGACAGCATGTATCGCGACCAAGTCGGAAGCCAGGCAGTAAACGGGGTCGCAGTCGTGCAGCTGAAGGCAGCGGTAAAACGGGTGACGAACACAAAGCAAGCACGAGTACGTCCGGACTTGCAGGACCATCAGAGTTCCAAAATGAACGACTGCACTGCGCTCTATATGGACTGACGAATCCGTCGTCGACAGTAGCGAGTCGTTGGCAAAACCGTGTTCTGTGA